AGCACTCCACAAACAagaggcaggaagtgaagaaggGTAAAGCCACAGAGAGAATACATCTTCATGAAATAAAAAGTATGAATCATGGTCGGGAGCTTGGAGAAGGAGGTCGTTGAAAGTTCATTATATCCCTGTGAAATTAaggaagggggaaaaaatgttttaattaaagaggcccattataaagcaggttcacATTTTATCTGTTGAGTTGTCAATGTTTCACATGTAAATGTGACTGCTGTCTCTGGgccacttaaagggatagtttgggtgttttgaagtggggttgtatgaggtacttatccatagtcagtgtattacttacagtagatgacggtcggcacacccacagtttggagaaacagacaggagttactgcaatGTACTACTGTGGACGGGGCAACCAGATGCCAtcgaaaaaaacagtaattttaccttgcagatcacggggttgctggtctaccgctgcctcgatcggttagtttgattgtgttattgtgtgactttggttaattcggattcaccaaagtcacacaataacaaaaacaaactaaccgatcaaggcagcagtagaccaacAACTCACGTTGTTCTGGGaggtgaaattaaaaaaaaattcaatgatTTTCTCGTGGCAAGAcaatagatggatacaacagcttcagttccccgtggGAAAGGGCTgcctgacggcaaggtaaaccggcaaaaatattctaaatatagcgtacacttaaacaaatattgtcctttaactacaaggttggcggttcgatcccagGCTCCTACAGACTGagtgtcgaagtgtccttgagcgagcccactgctcctaaaaatacttaggatgggttaaatgcagaggtcaaattccatgtatgtacctgtatgtactatgacaaataaaggttttcttcttctttcttcttcttctatactGATATTTTCTGTTTGgttgctaaaatatgttttgctgccagccccgtccacagcagtacattactttgcctCCGTGcgataactcctgtctgtttctccaaactggggcgtgcagactgtcatctactgcagGTAATACAATAATTACGGACAAGTACTTCATATTCATACTTCAAatacacccaaactatccctttaaggaagggggaaaaaatcccGTTCATAATTGAAGAGGTCCATTAATGCATGCTCACATTTTATCTGTTGAGTTGTCAATGTTTCATTTGTAAATGTGACTGCTGTCTCTCATGGAACACTTAAGGCAATAAGTGGCGAGGAAGCCTGTGAGTGATGAGGAGACATCCGAGAGCCGAGAGGATGTTGTTGTGACGCAGAGAGCAGCAGATAATGCTGACCACGCaacaatacaaacacaaacaaaaataaaacaaccgCGGTTGTAAAGGTCACAGGATGATAGATGAATTGGCTGAGAATAGAGTGAGAATAATAGCAGCATCCTCTGTCTGCTGGGAGACTTGATGACAGTGAGAAAGATATTTAAGCGTATCTCAGTGGTAAATACTGTATTTGCAAACACGCAAGTTGGTATTTGTAGTCTAATAAAATGTGTtcttacaaaacatacaaaatgcCACTTGATATCAGATAAAATCACATCTCTTAAAGTGATAGTACAACATTCTTCTGCTTTGAGTGCGATGTAATcgtcaaacacaaaacaatgtacAATAATGAAATGGAAAAGTTCCATTGCTTTaggcttctttcttttttttttttcttcttttttatgttGTATGAATTCTAACTCACAACATTGACTACGGCTTTGTCCGAAATCCCATACTACGCTCTACATACacaatatgtgtactattgttcaacatacttttgtgtgaataaacagtagtttgTATCtgttcggacgcactgagcagtaatttacgtcgtcacttcctgagagcctcctcgCTGGTTGGAGAcacgtaaccatggtaacccgtgccaacctcatgtgaccgaacaatgatttgtgagaatcaaagtctgaaccaatttaaaaaagatattacgcctagcaaagtgaaatcttatacttacagttaaattgaaacattattgatgttacagagctgtccgtcaacatcTGGTGTGAACGTTGTTGTGCCTatcgcattgcattgtgggatatttatgccgccataGTTTCCAGCGTTGCATTCTGTAATATcttaccggaaatagtatgcaatttgcgtactataaggtttcggacatactaaaatatctctatatttatgttatatatatttattcatttatatataatatcttTCTACTCTGGAGCTGTAGAGAGCATCCTGACAGGAAGCATCACTGCCTGTTTTGGCAACTGCTCTGCGCAGGATAGGAGGGCTCTGCAGAGGCTACAAAATTCAGTAGTGCGTTTGGCCAAACGCACTACTGGAACCACACTCCCCTCCTGCAAGAGGTGCAAAACCAGAGCCAATAGGATTATGAAGGATCCTCACCACCCAAATAACAGACTGTTCCAGCTGCTGCGGTCAGGCAAGCGCCTCcgcattttaaaaatatttgtatagttgatgttgttttgcacAATCTCGTGAGCACTGACACTTTACATTTCACTGCACATCCTGTATGAGTACGTGACAAaaaaaactcttgaatcttgaatcttgaatctcacatactgttttagcgtactaaataatATGTCAGTATGGGATTTCAGACACAACCTCTGTTTaaatgcacactaatattccactactATTCCAAATATGGCAATAATCTGAATTTGATAAGAGTCATGTAAACACCATATTCCATCTGGATATTCTGAATCAGGCCGAattattctgaatggagcattttccaatTTAGACATGTGAGATAtactgatattattcaggttttaggagcattgtTCGGATATGTATACAGTGTATTCAGAATCTGCgtctaaattgtgttttttacggcagtttgcgacacGTGGCCTCTTGCTTGTTTacgtccagctctgtgcgttgtacacaaaccaactagccgacagtttgcagagatgcatgcccaaaagaaaagcacacatttctggtcggaaggagacatacgcctacttttaaacattatgaaagactttttcTGATATGTACAAATATCACAACGTCatccttttcaagaaggtggttgaaggaatgagaAAGGGAGGCTGTGTTCCCACGGTCAAATAAGTCCACTGCATGTAAATGGGACTATTattggaatattcattttcagtagcttagtaggaatattgtctttttcagaataagggcaaaaaactgaatattttgtgtatgtaaatgtaGTCACTGATGATGATTCCCACCAATAGACATACAGCTCTAAAAGAGACAAAGCaataacataaatgaataaaaatactgACCTTCCATGCAGCGGATGACCATGGAAGCTGGCTGACTGGGGTATCTGAGACCTGTGGAGGTTGGCTGGTTCACCTTGAACAGACTGGGCCTGGTGCACCAGCGGGTGGGGGTGTGAGAGGCGAGAGATCCCTGCCTCATGGCCCTTTGGGGCAGCAGGAGGATAGCCAAGGGCGTTCCTCAGGTACCAGTCCCTCAGTCCCTCCAGAGCCAGGGCTTTATGCAAGCTTCGCGTCGAGTCCTCTGGGGTCGGGAGAGAGAACTGTGGGGGTCTGCGGCCGAAGGTGGTGCCAGACAGCTCCGTCTGGTAGGGGTGCAGGTTGGGGATGGAGGACGTGGTGGTGCCAGAGGCgggaaggggagactcgtacgCTGACAGCAGGATGCCATCCTGGGGATGCTGCTGCAAAGGAATAAAGGGTCCACAAGATTTGGTTCTGGTGACTTTGACCCTGCGCAGCTCAGCTTGGGACCCTCGGAGGACCATGGGGCTGTAAGGAGGCGCAGCGCTGGGGAGGTTCACCTGGGAATGGGAAAATCCGTTGGCGTGGGGAGGTGCCGCCGCcgtggaggagcgaggagaggaCATGTCCTGCCAGATCCTGCCTGTGGACTGGTACAGGTGGTGCTGCACTTGCATCCTCTGCTGTTTCCCCCAGATATAGTCCATCAGTAGCTCGTTGTAGCCTCCGCCAGACGCTCTGTCGCCCATGGACAGACGCAGTTTGGCCTGGTCCACAGTGCCGTCAACGTGTCTCTCGGGGCTGCCCAGGTGAATGTGTCGCAGCTTGCCATCAGTCAGTGTCTCTGAGCTCTTGTAGGGCCCTCCTCTGGGGGGCATCCCGTTTCTGGGAGCAGGATCGTCGGGGAGGCTCGATCTATCGAGCAGGGCCTCGGAGCTGTTGCTGCGCCTGGCCCGGGAGCTGTAAGGGCAGCCTCGGCGGTCGGAAGAAGAGCCCTCCTGGGCCAGTGGAATCATATAGGGCACATCCAGGCTGCCAGACCACTGCTTCAACCCGTTACCACCCGATGCATCCGACCTGAAGCAGAGATGAACAGTTACAGCTTACATTAGGAGAAGAGCAACGGTGGATAAAGAAAAGTGAGTGAAAGCATTTTAATCAAAACCATGTAACAGCATTTCACAGAAAAATCACCTAAGAAGGGACACAGTTTGTCTGCGTAAAGACCGAACGATGAGCCCTTGCTGGTAGCTAAATGTGACACTAATCGTTGTTACAGCCCTGACTCTGTGTCTGCATTTAACTAAGTCATTAAGTCATTTCCAAACACAGTTATCCCAGTGGGAAGCGGCGCCACATCACAGATTACCTGACGTGAACGCTGATCGGAGCGGTTCGGGCCAACAGAGGAGTAGCTGGAACACTTCTACCTTCGATGTTAGACGCACTTCTTGGTAATGAGTGAGTCGGGCTGTGAGAACACAAGAGGATGTGGATGTATTTAACGTTCATCACCCATTAGTGAAAACAATCATGATTATATGTGGGAAGAGAAGTACCTAACGGAGCTCGTGACAGAGTTGCGGCGCGTCCTCATCTCGTAGTAAATCTCGACCGGCGACAGCTTCCTGCTGATCCTGTGGTCGGGGCTGCCCACGGTGAGCCGGGGCTGAGATAGAGAGCGCTGGTCAGCCACCACACTGGGAGAGGACTCTTtaagggagaagaaaaacaaagaaattatCTTTTAATGGCTCACAGACGACAGAGAAATGATcactttaattaaaaacacaacaagtcAAGTGTGCTGCTATTTTTGGGGTTTACAACTGAAATGCTGCTGCATATTCTTGTTTGGTGTCTTAACACCAGAAGTGCAAATGAGCCTCCCACCCGCTAAGTGTGAGTGACATATTTTGAATGTGAAAAAGGCTGCAAATACAGTGAGCTAATTCTACTGCCTACTGCgttagttaaagctgcagtcagtaactttttattcttataaaacggtcactatatcctgacagtagtgcatgaaacagataatctgaataaatcatgctcctctgtgtcctctggtgctcctaatggccttggaaggaggttatgttttcaccggcgttggttggtttgtctgtctgtctgtcgacTGTCTGTCGACTGTctgctcgactgttttcaacatggtggctgggtcacaaactttctgattttacagcgctgcctagtttgaccggtttgatcggagttcacgagttttacaagcagtgattgacagctggtgTAGAGactgctctgctctgattggttgttttgttttgggcaCGTTGGAATCTTGCAAACGGCATTaagagcacaggaggacacagaggaacaggatttttttttcacagattatcggTGTCCTgcaatactgtcaggatatacaaTGGAAACAGCTTAtcgtgatcacggttacagtgatcaaccgcttatatggatcaaaaatcTTGGGACAGAATCAATCTTATACAAATGCTGTTATAGTTATCAAGTAGTCCGcatacagtgttcattttgggtcttttcatacatgacaacatatggaaagaccttttaaaactacattagttgaattcttgttttgttttttactttactcccatgATACTTTGCCTTGCAGACCGTCTGCTTTCCGACTAGATACCTGAGGCTGATGCTAagtgcacattgatatcatgactggaaaattaatgaaaaaacgAATGCACACGTGGAACGCATCCTCATCAAGTGTATTGACAATGCCTGTTCACATAATGCCCCAAAAGTTAAACTCTGCCAATCCTAAACCGGCTCTGCGGCACACATGCCGaccggcaaaaaaaaaaaggacgcCGTGTTGCATGCACACTCGCGCTACAGAGCCGGCCAAAAACGGCAATGCCTCAACCTCGGTGAGGGAAAAGACAGAAGAACTGGCAGCGAGCCATTAAATAGCGAACCGGTCCGTTttattactttgtattcatgtaataaagaTACAAATGTCCTTTAGATGGTAatatctgcatgagaaatgatgcacaaaaactaaaattcagttataataatcatctgcttgtattgatcaatttgacccagacAGATGTGATCACTAtgagcggtttccactgtagtgATAgttaaagttaccaactgcaacTTTAAGCTCATTATGAACATGGATATCCATCAGAGAGAGTCGCTGACAGACAGTCTGTTGACTCACCATTGTCATGGGATGTTGAATCTGACATGGAGCTTGTACTCTCTGACATGACAGTGTCCTCTGAAAGACAACAAACCATTCAGGTCACAGATGATGCAGCATGACAGCTGATGTCTTTACTAAACAATGAATGCAAAGCTAATAAATTGGGTGTGTGGTTTTAGGTGCTTTGTGATTGTACCTGTGTGACACCCCCGATGAACCGTCCTCTTGCTGTTTGGGATGTGTCGGTCTGACTCTGAGTGTCGGTACAGAGCACCGGTGAAGATGGCTTTCATCTGCTTTCTTTGGGCAGCCTCATCCTGCAGATCCAGAGACAGCCAGCCGTGTTTAGACCACAAGAACACACGGCGGTACAGCTGCTGCGTAAACACTATTGATATTCAAGGTGTTGACTTACCTCTGCCTTGGTGTTGGGCGCATGGCCAGTCCTGCGCAGCACCGGTGGGGGTTTCTCTCCCGTCTCCAGGGGGAAAGCATGTGGCAACTTCCCAGTCAGCTCCTGCAGAGGACATTCATTAGCACCTAGTAACTAAAAGCCATCCTCTCACTGGCCTGCGAGGTCCAAAGTGTCACATAAAATGATACCACTTAACAGATTACTTCCAAGTCTCAATAAAACAACCACTTAAATAGTTGACTGCACGGAAAGAGATGCCAGATGGAATAACGTTTCTATCATAATTTATCTCTAAAGCAGAAACAGAATAAATTTGCAGATGAGTCTAAAGTAGCTTCACTGAAAACAGAGTTAGACAACCTGTGAATCCAAGAATAGAGAACAAACAGAGAGATAGTAACTATACATCCAGCTGAAAACATAAAGAGATGTGTTAAACAGCTGTTAATGAGAAGCGGAGGCAGCTGCGGCTTCATTAAGACGTGCTGACAGGTTCTCTGGAGCAATCAAGAAAATATTAATATGCAACCTATTGTATTATTATACGAGAAAGAAACATCACTGGTTGCCAGTTGCATCTACACCCAAAGGTTCAAACTTACGGAACATTAAAATTATGCCAAAATCTGTAATAGGCTGcagttagggctgggcgataattcaatatgataatttattgtCTTTAAATGGAATCGTATCGTTATGAAATCAAatatcgagatatcgtgatacacaattacatCATCTGAATTGATAACAAGCACAcactaactcaaatttctcagaaaatctgatcaaaccaggcggcaacctccgagtctgaaaagtgaagccaatgctgaagtgccttaaacttgcattctttctaacagccagcagggggcgactcctctggttgcaaagagaagtctgattgtatagaagtctatgagaaaatgaggcgACTTCTCACCTTgacttattacctcagtaaacattgcaaacatgagtttacagtctcaatcactagtttcaagtcttcttcaatacagcatgatgttcat
This portion of the Sebastes fasciatus isolate fSebFas1 chromosome 1, fSebFas1.pri, whole genome shotgun sequence genome encodes:
- the ccdc120b gene encoding coiled-coil domain-containing protein 120 isoform X2, with protein sequence MEVKGHLITSMGLGAPDVQGCQDSKLQAERVAALQERKQALEALLNTRVGELKHVCLQEAELTGKLPHAFPLETGEKPPPVLRRTGHAPNTKAEDEAAQRKQMKAIFTGALYRHSESDRHIPNSKRTVHRGCHTEDTVMSESTSSMSDSTSHDNESSPSVVADQRSLSQPRLTVGSPDHRISRKLSPVEIYYEMRTRRNSVTSSVSPTHSLPRSASNIEGRSVPATPLLARTAPISVHVRSDASGGNGLKQWSGSLDVPYMIPLAQEGSSSDRRGCPYSSRARRSNSSEALLDRSSLPDDPAPRNGMPPRGGPYKSSETLTDGKLRHIHLGSPERHVDGTVDQAKLRLSMGDRASGGGYNELLMDYIWGKQQRMQVQHHLYQSTGRIWQDMSSPRSSTAAAPPHANGFSHSQVNLPSAAPPYSPMVLRGSQAELRRVKVTRTKSCGPFIPLQQHPQDGILLSAYESPLPASGTTTSSIPNLHPYQTELSGTTFGRRPPQFSLPTPEDSTRSLHKALALEGLRDWYLRNALGYPPAAPKGHEAGISRLSHPHPLVHQAQSVQGEPANLHRSQIPQSASFHGHPLHGRDIMNFQRPPSPSSRP
- the ccdc120b gene encoding coiled-coil domain-containing protein 120 isoform X1; amino-acid sequence: MEVKGHLITSMGLGAPDVQGCQDSKLQAERVAALQERKQALEALLNTRVGELKHVCLQEAELTGKLPHAFPLETGEKPPPVLRRTGHAPNTKAEDEAAQRKQMKAIFTGALYRHSESDRHIPNSKRTVHRGCHTEDTVMSESTSSMSDSTSHDNESSPSVVADQRSLSQPRLTVGSPDHRISRKLSPVEIYYEMRTRRNSVTSSVSPTHSLPRSASNIEGRSVPATPLLARTAPISVHVRSDASGGNGLKQWSGSLDVPYMIPLAQEGSSSDRRGCPYSSRARRSNSSEALLDRSSLPDDPAPRNGMPPRGGPYKSSETLTDGKLRHIHLGSPERHVDGTVDQAKLRLSMGDRASGGGYNELLMDYIWGKQQRMQVQHHLYQSTGRIWQDMSSPRSSTAAAPPHANGFSHSQVNLPSAAPPYSPMVLRGSQAELRRVKVTRTKSCGPFIPLQQHPQDGILLSAYESPLPASGTTTSSIPNLHPYQTELSGTTFGRRPPQFSLPTPEDSTRSLHKALALEGLRDWYLRNALGYPPAAPKGHEAGISRLSHPHPLVHQAQSVQGEPANLHRSQIPQSASFHGHPLHGRSMEFSLYQENPHPQMQEATPKEPSADPGTLV